One window from the genome of Daphnia pulex isolate KAP4 chromosome 9, ASM2113471v1 encodes:
- the LOC124202470 gene encoding rap guanine nucleotide exchange factor 2-like isoform X5, whose amino-acid sequence MQKYTRSSRSTTRGTSIESTEESAPSTSSATTAGAGGGARARQTVVVIPEPIRRWHSFHSRRSSFGHSAAPHLPVVVTGSAAGATPTAPPVTKPAARFLSPPPLTPRRRFSVCFGKRSGVSIRRPNECLILEPSEMLVVDYSDVPQRTQRSASTSSATASYTSAHLHHLDRGNNRMDNDQYRSGDMQHHPLMNHHHHRDPATVHVVGGGMGTQSHRSSRGSDTSSAYSGSDTMHSSVPSSDQDAEGVGVDGVDHDGDEVDLTGLMESIVDSDEEEDLAESIDSLTVRDTVRECLEKDPSDRTDDDIEILLEFTQHLRAFANMTLSVRRALCRVMVFAVVEKAGTVVMNDGEELDSWSVIINGHVEIDGGASGEPGRALHLGDSFGITPTMDKLYHRGVMRTKCDDCQFVCITQTDYFSILHKGEENTRRHEENGRVVLVTEQRAQIGAASSSQRSHIVIKGTVERLMSHLLEDSSGDPSYVEDFLLTHRIFIESPLIVCSQLLECFNDPTVRDKVTRVVLLWVNNHFTDFETDPCMMEFLETFECLLEQSKMQSHLRMLDFASAAKARSRTVTLTRPSRDEILHFSILGGFERGFGIFVSKVEKGSKAEEVGLKRGDQILEVNGQSFEHVSHVRALEILRASTHLSITVRSNLHAFKEMLNTPDNSPRPRGKKLESKSSSSNKMLGGSSSDVHSDSGSAGHTCPSPCKDKAALIGSKSQGGSGGFMTLGHKTKLKQIWGKVNQMARGKPGEVVGDEVMYGSTTGSADSSAAQSGAVGSALTGSSVNQMYMSHSNPDLTSICYDDPRADYPEHALKVFKADQSSKYLLIHKETTAREVVMLSLQEFQITDPSSNYSLCEVTVTDSGIIKQRRLPDQLQNLAERIGVASRYYLKNNHSTETLVPDELAGELMLQSQVQFLHLNAVEVAVQLTLQDFAIFTQIESTEYVDDLFQLRSKYGTPHLSQFSELVNREMFWVVTEICAEHNLMRRMRAIKQFIKVARQCKECKNFNSMFNIISGLGHGAVSRLKQTWEKLPGKYQRLFRDMQDLMDPSRNMSKYRNLINSEHVQPPMIPFFPVVKKDLTFIHLGNDTRVDGLINFEKLRMIAKEVRSLSHMCSAPYDLFTMLQLGGQPPSAAMMAMNQLTTGSGMAGGAVHHDRHHLSSATVKRRKKSAAMPNSKKMFEEAQMVRRVKAYLSNMKVLTDEEQLRHMSVEVEPPAGGNPLAATSSNSGSSGGSGGGGGSESRATGALVLSAVNHHVRKRHPSPTLSTTSTASSTSATSESRRGQQGPKFGAASPQSVRKMLALSEPSKTRPYQAPNRPMGSCNVSMALPLPGSGLLQQHSPSPSPGLNRRVPGVPPQPPPVRTTPHERSHERSHSDAALPVDLNAESSSVTSLANLAAMRKSHMSGSATSSDSGGGGSGTSGGGSGSLHQPLGLGLTLGIGLGIGLGADGIDASYCTQFNSHSSNNSTEVVSGGGHTHLLHHPHAGTTESPPVAPRTRVPLYPHGTQGTIIPRELPPRARRPPDYNVAAQMARMARLSRAHSHEGVTAGYYSSDPEEEDDDDEAQVSAV is encoded by the exons TTTTGGTAAGCGGAGTGGCGTCAGCATCCGCCGGCCGAACGAATGCCTCATCCTGGAGCCGTCGGAAATGCTCGTC GTGGATTATTCTGACGTTCCTCAGCGGACGCAGCGATCAGCTTCAACCAGTTCGGCAACGGCTTCCTACACCTCGGCTCACCTACACCATCTCGACCGCGGCAACAATAGAATGGACAATGATCag TATCGGAGTGGAGACATGCAACATCACCCTCTGATgaaccaccaccatcatcgaGATCCGGCGACTGTTCACGTCGTTGGCGGAGGAATGGGCACCCAATCTCACCGGAGTTCGAGAGGATCCGATACGAGTTCGGCGTATTCCGGTTCGGATACCATGCACTCTTCTGTACCCAGTTCCGATCAG GATGCGGAGGGCGTTGGCGTCGACGGTGTTGATCACGACGGCGACGAGGTTGACCTTACCGGCTTGATGGAATCGATCGTCGACAGCGACGAGGAAGAAGACCTAGCCGAGAGCATCGAC AGCCTAACTGTGCGGGACACGGTTCGAGAGTGTCTAGAAAAAGATCCATCCGATCGGACGGATGACGATATCGAAATCCTGCTCGAATTCACGCAACACCTCAGGGCATTCGCCAATATGACTCTGTCGGTGAGACGGGCCCTTTGCCGGGTGATGGTGTTCGCCGTCGTCGAAAAAGCCGGCACAGTTGTCATGAACGACGGCGAAGAACTTGATTCATGGTCCGTTATTATTAACGGCCATGTCGAAATTGATGGCGGAGCCTCCGGCGAGCCTGGTCGAGCCTTACACCTTGGCGACAG tttcGGGATAACGCCGACCATGGACAAATTGTATCACCGGGGCGTAATGCGGACCAAATGCGATGACTGTCAATTTGTTTGCATCACGCAAACCGATTACTTTAGCATCTTGCACAAAGGAGAGGAGAATACGCGCCGGCACGAAGAGAATGGACGCGTTGTCTTGGTGACGGAACAGCGGGCCCAAATTGGCGCAGCATCCTCCTCGCAGCGCTCTCACATCGTCATCAAG GGAACGGTGGAACGATTAATGTCCCACTTGTTGGAAGACTCGTCTGGCGATCCCAGTTACGTCGAAGATTTCCTTTTGACTCATCGGATCTTTATCGAAAGTCCCTTGATTGTCTGCAGCCAGCTGCTCGAATG TTTTAACGATCCGACCGTACGAGATAAAGTGACGCGAGTCGTTCTCCTATGGGTCAACAACCATTTTACCGACTTTGAAACGGATCCCTGCATGATGGAGTTCCTCGAAACCTTCGAGTGTCTACTGGAACAATCCAAGATGCAAAGCCAC TTGAGGATGCTGGATTTCGCCAGCGCGGCCAAAGCTCGATCCAGGACGGTGACGTTGACCCGGCCCAGTCGCGATGAAATTCTCCATTTCAGCATCTTGGGCGGATTCGAGCGCGGATTCGGCATCTTCGTTTCCAAAGTGGAAAAGGGTTCCAAAGCCGAAGAAGTTGGACTCAAACGAGGTGATCAGATCCTCGAAGTGAACGGTCAGAGCTTCGAACACGTCAGCCACGTACGCGCACTGGAGATTCTCCGGGCTTCCACTCATCTTTCCATCACCGTTCGATCCAATCTCCACGCGTTTAAAG aAATGTTAAACACCCCTGATAATTCTCCGCGGCCTCGGGGTAAGAAACTCGAGTCGAAATCGTCTTCCAGCAACAAAATGCTTGGCGGGTCGTCTTCCGACGTTCATTCCGACAGCGGCTCTGCGGGCCACACGTGCCCGTCGCCTTGTAAAGACAAGGCGGCCCTAATTGGCTCCAAGAGCCAAGGAGGCAGCGGCGGTTTCATGACACTTGGCCacaaaaccaaattgaagCAAATTTGGGGCAAGGTCAATCAGATGGCCAGAGGCAAACCGGG GGAAGTGGTCGGCGATGAAGTCATGTACGGCTCGACAACTGGCTCGGCGGATTCGAGTGCCGCACAATCTGGCGCCGTCGGTTCAGCCCTGACTGGCAGCAGCGTCAACCAAATGTACATGAGTCACAGCAATCCGGATTTGACCAGCATATGCTACGATGATCCACGGGCCGATTACCCCGAACACGCCCTCAAGGTTTTCAAAGCCGATCAGTCGTCAAAGTACCTGCTTATCCACAAG GAAACAACTGCCAGGGAAGTGGTGATGCTGTCCCTCCAAGAATTCCAAATCACGGATCCGTCGTCCAACTACAGCCTTTGCGAGGTGACGGTGACGGACAGTGGCATCATCAAGCAGCGCCGGTTGCCCGACCAGCTCCAGAATTTGGCCGAGCGGATCGGCGTGGCCAGTCGCTATTACCTCAAGAACAATCACAGCACCGAAACTCTGGTGCCGGATGAATTGGCCGGCGAGCTGATGCTGCAATCTCAAGTCCAATTCCTCCACCTGAACGCGGTTGAAGTGGCCGTCCAGCTCACGTTACAAGATTTCGCTATTTTCACTCAAATCGAAAGCACAGAGTATGTCGACGACCTCTTCCAGCTGCGCAGCAAATACGGAACGCCTCATCTCTCCCAATTCAGCGAG ttgGTTAATCGGGAAATGTTTTGGGTTGTGACGGAAATTTGTGCGGAACACAATCTGATGCGACGGATGCGCGCTATCAAACAGTTCATCAAAGTGGCTCGCCAATGCAAAGAGTGCAAGAATTTCAATTCCATGTTCAACATCATCTCCGGTCTTGGTCACGGAGCCGTTTCCCGACTGAAACAGACGTGGGAGAAACTACCGGGAAAATATCAACGTCTCTTCCGAGACATGCAGGATCTGATGGACCCGTCTCGTAACATGTCCAAATACCGAAATCTCATCAACAGCGAGCACGTTCAGCCGCCCATG ATTCCATTTTTCCCCGTTGTCAAGAAGGATTTGACGTTCATTCATCTCGGCAATGACACTCGGGTGGACGGGCTGATCAATTTCGAGAAACTGCGCATGATCGCCAAAGAGGTGCGCTCCTTGTCGCACATGTGCTCGGCGCCCTACGATCTGTTCACGATGCTGCAATTGGGCGGCCAACCTCCTTCTGCCGCCATGATGGCCATGAATCAGTTAACGACCGGATCGGGAATGGCCGGCGGGGCTGTTCATCACGACCGCCACCACCTCTCCTCGGCCACGGTCAAGAGACGCAAGAAGTCGGCCGCCATGCCAAACTCGAAGAAAATGTTCGAGGAAGCCCAGATGGTCCGGCGTGTCAAGGCTTACCTTAGCAACATGAAG GTGCTAACGGACGAGGAACAACTGCGACACATGTCGGTGGAAGTCGAACCACCAGCCGGAGGCAATCCATTGGCGGCCACGTCATCCAATTCGGGCAGTTCTGGCGGCTCTGGAGGGGGCGGAGGATCTGAAAGCCGGGCGACCGGGGCATTGGTCCTCAGCGCAGTCAATCATCACGTCCGTAAACGTCACCCGAGTCCGACGCTCTCGACCACCAGCACGGCCAGTTCGACCAGCGCCACCAGCGAGAGTCGCCGAGGCCAACAAGGACCCAAATTTG GAGCTGCCAGCCCACAATCTGTGCGCAAAATGTTGGCTCTGAGTGAGCCCAGCAAAACGAGACCGTACCAGGCGCCCAATCGACCCATGGGCTCCTGCAACGTCTCGATGGCTCTACCTCTTCCAGGATCGGGACTACTTCAACAACATTCCCCTTCTCCATCGCCTGGATTGAACCGGCGTGTGCCCGGAGTGCCACCCCAACCGCCGCCCGTCAGGACGACGCCACACGAACGTTCACACGAGCGTTCCCACTCGGACGCCGCTCTGCCCGTCGACTTGAACGCCGAGAGCAGCAGCGTGACGAGTCTGGCCAATTTGGCGGCCATGCGCAAGTCGCACATGTCCGGCTCTGCCACGTCGAGTGACAGCGGCGGCGGAGGAAGCGGCACCAGCGGCGGCGGAAGCGGATCTTTGCATCAACCGCTGGGACTGGGATTGACGCTGGGCATCGGTCTGGGCATCGGCCTCGGCGCCGACGGCATCGACGCCAGTTACTGCACCCAGTTCAACTCGCATTCCAGCAACAACTCGACGGAAGTCGTCTCCGGAGGCGGCCACACCCACTTGCTTCATCATCCCCACGCTGGAACGACGGAATCACCTCCTGTAGCACCTCGAACAAGGGTACCTTTATACCCGCATGGAACCCAAG gGACCATTATCCCCCGAGAACTTCCGCCAAGAGCCCGGCGACCTCCCGACTACAATGTAGCGGCCCAGATGGCCCGTATGGCTCGGCTGAGTCGGGCGCATTCCCACGAAGGAGTCACGGCGGGCTACTACAGTTCCGatcctgaagaagaagacg ACGATGACGAAGCTCAAGTGTCAGCTGTTTAG
- the LOC124202470 gene encoding rap guanine nucleotide exchange factor 2-like isoform X10, with amino-acid sequence MLVVDYSDVPQRTQRSASTSSATASYTSAHLHHLDRGNNRMDNDQYRSGDMQHHPLMNHHHHRDPATVHVVGGGMGTQSHRSSRGSDTSSAYSGSDTMHSSVPSSDQDAEGVGVDGVDHDGDEVDLTGLMESIVDSDEEEDLAESIDSLTVRDTVRECLEKDPSDRTDDDIEILLEFTQHLRAFANMTLSVRRALCRVMVFAVVEKAGTVVMNDGEELDSWSVIINGHVEIDGGASGEPGRALHLGDSFGITPTMDKLYHRGVMRTKCDDCQFVCITQTDYFSILHKGEENTRRHEENGRVVLVTEQRAQIGAASSSQRSHIVIKGTVERLMSHLLEDSSGDPSYVEDFLLTHRIFIESPLIVCSQLLECFNDPTVRDKVTRVVLLWVNNHFTDFETDPCMMEFLETFECLLEQSKMQSHLRMLDFASAAKARSRTVTLTRPSRDEILHFSILGGFERGFGIFVSKVEKGSKAEEVGLKRGDQILEVNGQSFEHVSHVRALEILRASTHLSITVRSNLHAFKEMLNTPDNSPRPRGKKLESKSSSSNKMLGGSSSDVHSDSGSAGHTCPSPCKDKAALIGSKSQGGSGGFMTLGHKTKLKQIWGKVNQMARGKPGEVVGDEVMYGSTTGSADSSAAQSGAVGSALTGSSVNQMYMSHSNPDLTSICYDDPRADYPEHALKVFKADQSSKYLLIHKETTAREVVMLSLQEFQITDPSSNYSLCEVTVTDSGIIKQRRLPDQLQNLAERIGVASRYYLKNNHSTETLVPDELAGELMLQSQVQFLHLNAVEVAVQLTLQDFAIFTQIESTEYVDDLFQLRSKYGTPHLSQFSELVNREMFWVVTEICAEHNLMRRMRAIKQFIKVARQCKECKNFNSMFNIISGLGHGAVSRLKQTWEKLPGKYQRLFRDMQDLMDPSRNMSKYRNLINSEHVQPPMIPFFPVVKKDLTFIHLGNDTRVDGLINFEKLRMIAKEVRSLSHMCSAPYDLFTMLQLGGQPPSAAMMAMNQLTTGSGMAGGAVHHDRHHLSSATVKRRKKSAAMPNSKKMFEEAQMVRRVKAYLSNMKVLTDEEQLRHMSVEVEPPAGGNPLAATSSNSGSSGGSGGGGGSESRATGALVLSAVNHHVRKRHPSPTLSTTSTASSTSATSESRRGQQGPKFGAASPQSVRKMLALSEPSKTRPYQAPNRPMGSCNVSMALPLPGSGLLQQHSPSPSPGLNRRVPGVPPQPPPVRTTPHERSHERSHSDAALPVDLNAESSSVTSLANLAAMRKSHMSGSATSSDSGGGGSGTSGGGSGSLHQPLGLGLTLGIGLGIGLGADGIDASYCTQFNSHSSNNSTEVVSGGGHTHLLHHPHAGTTESPPVAPRTRVPLYPHGTQGTIIPRELPPRARRPPDYNVAAQMARMARLSRAHSHEGVTAGYYSSDPEEEDDDDEAQVSAV; translated from the exons ATGCTCGTC GTGGATTATTCTGACGTTCCTCAGCGGACGCAGCGATCAGCTTCAACCAGTTCGGCAACGGCTTCCTACACCTCGGCTCACCTACACCATCTCGACCGCGGCAACAATAGAATGGACAATGATCag TATCGGAGTGGAGACATGCAACATCACCCTCTGATgaaccaccaccatcatcgaGATCCGGCGACTGTTCACGTCGTTGGCGGAGGAATGGGCACCCAATCTCACCGGAGTTCGAGAGGATCCGATACGAGTTCGGCGTATTCCGGTTCGGATACCATGCACTCTTCTGTACCCAGTTCCGATCAG GATGCGGAGGGCGTTGGCGTCGACGGTGTTGATCACGACGGCGACGAGGTTGACCTTACCGGCTTGATGGAATCGATCGTCGACAGCGACGAGGAAGAAGACCTAGCCGAGAGCATCGAC AGCCTAACTGTGCGGGACACGGTTCGAGAGTGTCTAGAAAAAGATCCATCCGATCGGACGGATGACGATATCGAAATCCTGCTCGAATTCACGCAACACCTCAGGGCATTCGCCAATATGACTCTGTCGGTGAGACGGGCCCTTTGCCGGGTGATGGTGTTCGCCGTCGTCGAAAAAGCCGGCACAGTTGTCATGAACGACGGCGAAGAACTTGATTCATGGTCCGTTATTATTAACGGCCATGTCGAAATTGATGGCGGAGCCTCCGGCGAGCCTGGTCGAGCCTTACACCTTGGCGACAG tttcGGGATAACGCCGACCATGGACAAATTGTATCACCGGGGCGTAATGCGGACCAAATGCGATGACTGTCAATTTGTTTGCATCACGCAAACCGATTACTTTAGCATCTTGCACAAAGGAGAGGAGAATACGCGCCGGCACGAAGAGAATGGACGCGTTGTCTTGGTGACGGAACAGCGGGCCCAAATTGGCGCAGCATCCTCCTCGCAGCGCTCTCACATCGTCATCAAG GGAACGGTGGAACGATTAATGTCCCACTTGTTGGAAGACTCGTCTGGCGATCCCAGTTACGTCGAAGATTTCCTTTTGACTCATCGGATCTTTATCGAAAGTCCCTTGATTGTCTGCAGCCAGCTGCTCGAATG TTTTAACGATCCGACCGTACGAGATAAAGTGACGCGAGTCGTTCTCCTATGGGTCAACAACCATTTTACCGACTTTGAAACGGATCCCTGCATGATGGAGTTCCTCGAAACCTTCGAGTGTCTACTGGAACAATCCAAGATGCAAAGCCAC TTGAGGATGCTGGATTTCGCCAGCGCGGCCAAAGCTCGATCCAGGACGGTGACGTTGACCCGGCCCAGTCGCGATGAAATTCTCCATTTCAGCATCTTGGGCGGATTCGAGCGCGGATTCGGCATCTTCGTTTCCAAAGTGGAAAAGGGTTCCAAAGCCGAAGAAGTTGGACTCAAACGAGGTGATCAGATCCTCGAAGTGAACGGTCAGAGCTTCGAACACGTCAGCCACGTACGCGCACTGGAGATTCTCCGGGCTTCCACTCATCTTTCCATCACCGTTCGATCCAATCTCCACGCGTTTAAAG aAATGTTAAACACCCCTGATAATTCTCCGCGGCCTCGGGGTAAGAAACTCGAGTCGAAATCGTCTTCCAGCAACAAAATGCTTGGCGGGTCGTCTTCCGACGTTCATTCCGACAGCGGCTCTGCGGGCCACACGTGCCCGTCGCCTTGTAAAGACAAGGCGGCCCTAATTGGCTCCAAGAGCCAAGGAGGCAGCGGCGGTTTCATGACACTTGGCCacaaaaccaaattgaagCAAATTTGGGGCAAGGTCAATCAGATGGCCAGAGGCAAACCGGG GGAAGTGGTCGGCGATGAAGTCATGTACGGCTCGACAACTGGCTCGGCGGATTCGAGTGCCGCACAATCTGGCGCCGTCGGTTCAGCCCTGACTGGCAGCAGCGTCAACCAAATGTACATGAGTCACAGCAATCCGGATTTGACCAGCATATGCTACGATGATCCACGGGCCGATTACCCCGAACACGCCCTCAAGGTTTTCAAAGCCGATCAGTCGTCAAAGTACCTGCTTATCCACAAG GAAACAACTGCCAGGGAAGTGGTGATGCTGTCCCTCCAAGAATTCCAAATCACGGATCCGTCGTCCAACTACAGCCTTTGCGAGGTGACGGTGACGGACAGTGGCATCATCAAGCAGCGCCGGTTGCCCGACCAGCTCCAGAATTTGGCCGAGCGGATCGGCGTGGCCAGTCGCTATTACCTCAAGAACAATCACAGCACCGAAACTCTGGTGCCGGATGAATTGGCCGGCGAGCTGATGCTGCAATCTCAAGTCCAATTCCTCCACCTGAACGCGGTTGAAGTGGCCGTCCAGCTCACGTTACAAGATTTCGCTATTTTCACTCAAATCGAAAGCACAGAGTATGTCGACGACCTCTTCCAGCTGCGCAGCAAATACGGAACGCCTCATCTCTCCCAATTCAGCGAG ttgGTTAATCGGGAAATGTTTTGGGTTGTGACGGAAATTTGTGCGGAACACAATCTGATGCGACGGATGCGCGCTATCAAACAGTTCATCAAAGTGGCTCGCCAATGCAAAGAGTGCAAGAATTTCAATTCCATGTTCAACATCATCTCCGGTCTTGGTCACGGAGCCGTTTCCCGACTGAAACAGACGTGGGAGAAACTACCGGGAAAATATCAACGTCTCTTCCGAGACATGCAGGATCTGATGGACCCGTCTCGTAACATGTCCAAATACCGAAATCTCATCAACAGCGAGCACGTTCAGCCGCCCATG ATTCCATTTTTCCCCGTTGTCAAGAAGGATTTGACGTTCATTCATCTCGGCAATGACACTCGGGTGGACGGGCTGATCAATTTCGAGAAACTGCGCATGATCGCCAAAGAGGTGCGCTCCTTGTCGCACATGTGCTCGGCGCCCTACGATCTGTTCACGATGCTGCAATTGGGCGGCCAACCTCCTTCTGCCGCCATGATGGCCATGAATCAGTTAACGACCGGATCGGGAATGGCCGGCGGGGCTGTTCATCACGACCGCCACCACCTCTCCTCGGCCACGGTCAAGAGACGCAAGAAGTCGGCCGCCATGCCAAACTCGAAGAAAATGTTCGAGGAAGCCCAGATGGTCCGGCGTGTCAAGGCTTACCTTAGCAACATGAAG GTGCTAACGGACGAGGAACAACTGCGACACATGTCGGTGGAAGTCGAACCACCAGCCGGAGGCAATCCATTGGCGGCCACGTCATCCAATTCGGGCAGTTCTGGCGGCTCTGGAGGGGGCGGAGGATCTGAAAGCCGGGCGACCGGGGCATTGGTCCTCAGCGCAGTCAATCATCACGTCCGTAAACGTCACCCGAGTCCGACGCTCTCGACCACCAGCACGGCCAGTTCGACCAGCGCCACCAGCGAGAGTCGCCGAGGCCAACAAGGACCCAAATTTG GAGCTGCCAGCCCACAATCTGTGCGCAAAATGTTGGCTCTGAGTGAGCCCAGCAAAACGAGACCGTACCAGGCGCCCAATCGACCCATGGGCTCCTGCAACGTCTCGATGGCTCTACCTCTTCCAGGATCGGGACTACTTCAACAACATTCCCCTTCTCCATCGCCTGGATTGAACCGGCGTGTGCCCGGAGTGCCACCCCAACCGCCGCCCGTCAGGACGACGCCACACGAACGTTCACACGAGCGTTCCCACTCGGACGCCGCTCTGCCCGTCGACTTGAACGCCGAGAGCAGCAGCGTGACGAGTCTGGCCAATTTGGCGGCCATGCGCAAGTCGCACATGTCCGGCTCTGCCACGTCGAGTGACAGCGGCGGCGGAGGAAGCGGCACCAGCGGCGGCGGAAGCGGATCTTTGCATCAACCGCTGGGACTGGGATTGACGCTGGGCATCGGTCTGGGCATCGGCCTCGGCGCCGACGGCATCGACGCCAGTTACTGCACCCAGTTCAACTCGCATTCCAGCAACAACTCGACGGAAGTCGTCTCCGGAGGCGGCCACACCCACTTGCTTCATCATCCCCACGCTGGAACGACGGAATCACCTCCTGTAGCACCTCGAACAAGGGTACCTTTATACCCGCATGGAACCCAAG gGACCATTATCCCCCGAGAACTTCCGCCAAGAGCCCGGCGACCTCCCGACTACAATGTAGCGGCCCAGATGGCCCGTATGGCTCGGCTGAGTCGGGCGCATTCCCACGAAGGAGTCACGGCGGGCTACTACAGTTCCGatcctgaagaagaagacg ACGATGACGAAGCTCAAGTGTCAGCTGTTTAG